From the Anaerolineales bacterium genome, one window contains:
- a CDS encoding acetyl-CoA C-acyltransferase: MPEAVIIDAVRTPIGALGGALASVRPDDMAALVLKALVERNPFDLAQIEEVYMGCANQAGEDNRNVARMAVLLAGLPVEVAAVTVNRLCASGLQAVNMAARAIKAGEGDVYIAAGVESMSRAPYSVPKAAQGFAYGNVTMWDTTLGWRYPNPTLKEQYGNDSMGETAENIYDDTPISREEQDAFALLSHQRAVAAMDAGRFAAEIIPVPVAQRKGDPILVDSDERPRRDTTLESLGKLRPAFRKDGTVTAGNSSGLNDGAAALLLTSAEKAQALGLKPLARVVASAAAGVPPRVMGLGPVPATRKALARAGLQLGDIGLVELNEAFAVQSLAVMRELGLSSEITNVNGGAIALGHPLGCSGARILGTLLHEMRRRAPGAKRPYYGLATMCVGVGQGEATIIEWIGD; encoded by the coding sequence ATGCCCGAAGCCGTAATCATTGATGCAGTTCGAACTCCGATTGGCGCCCTGGGCGGCGCGCTGGCCAGCGTGCGGCCGGATGACATGGCCGCACTCGTATTGAAAGCCCTGGTGGAGCGCAACCCGTTTGATCTTGCTCAGATCGAAGAGGTCTACATGGGTTGCGCCAACCAGGCCGGTGAGGATAATCGCAATGTGGCCCGCATGGCGGTGCTGCTGGCTGGTTTGCCGGTGGAAGTGGCTGCGGTCACGGTCAACCGCCTGTGCGCTTCCGGCTTGCAAGCGGTCAACATGGCCGCCCGCGCTATCAAAGCCGGCGAGGGTGATGTGTACATCGCCGCGGGAGTGGAGAGCATGAGCCGGGCGCCGTACTCGGTACCCAAGGCGGCCCAGGGCTTTGCCTATGGCAACGTCACTATGTGGGATACCACTCTGGGTTGGCGTTATCCCAACCCGACGCTGAAAGAGCAGTACGGAAATGATTCGATGGGCGAGACGGCCGAGAACATTTACGACGACACACCCATCAGTCGGGAAGAGCAGGATGCTTTTGCCTTGTTGAGTCACCAGCGTGCGGTCGCCGCGATGGATGCTGGCCGCTTTGCTGCCGAGATCATTCCAGTGCCAGTGGCGCAGCGCAAAGGTGACCCGATCTTAGTGGACAGCGATGAACGCCCGCGCCGCGACACCACGCTGGAATCGCTGGGCAAGCTGCGCCCGGCTTTCCGCAAAGATGGCACGGTCACGGCGGGCAACTCCTCCGGACTCAATGATGGGGCGGCGGCGTTGCTGTTGACCAGCGCTGAGAAGGCCCAGGCCCTGGGACTGAAACCGCTGGCCCGTGTGGTGGCCTCGGCGGCGGCCGGCGTGCCGCCGCGGGTGATGGGCCTGGGTCCGGTGCCCGCCACGCGCAAAGCGCTGGCCCGCGCCGGACTGCAGCTGGGCGACATTGGCCTGGTGGAGCTGAACGAAGCCTTTGCCGTGCAGTCTCTGGCGGTCATGCGCGAGCTAGGCCTCAGCTCTGAGATCACCAATGTCAACGGCGGGGCGATTGCCCTGGGACACCCGTTGGGCTGCTCGGGCGCTCGTATTCTGGGCACCCTATTGCATGAGATGCGCCGCCGTGCGCCTGGGGCCAAGCGGCCCTACTACGGCCTGGCTACCATGTGTGTGGGCGTGGGCCAGGGTGAAGCCACGATCATCGAGTGGATCGGCGACTAA
- a CDS encoding DMT family transporter has translation MPPFPLAGELAALAASLLFSIGPTFFTLSGRIIGSAVLNRSRLLLATTILMILHWALYGQPLPLEAGQAAWGWFALSGVIGLTLGDAALFQAFVQIGPRLSMLVYSLAPILTALLGWLWLGDRLSAQHALGIGVTLLGVLWVVSERQTGNTQIEPRVYASGLFLAFLGAIGQAVGLVAARQGFAGDLAVLSGQVLRMGSAAVAIWLLTVFSGQVRHTIQTLRSNPLGVRFMMLAVVFGPVLGVWFSLASVKYAANIGVASTLQSLPPIFLIPIGYFFFKERVTGRAIVGTLLALTGVGILFLL, from the coding sequence GTGCCCCCTTTTCCGCTTGCCGGTGAACTGGCCGCCCTGGCTGCTTCACTGCTGTTCTCCATTGGACCCACCTTCTTCACACTTAGCGGCCGCATCATCGGCTCGGCGGTGCTTAACCGCAGCCGCCTGCTGCTGGCCACGACCATCCTGATGATCCTTCATTGGGCGTTGTACGGGCAGCCACTGCCTCTGGAGGCCGGACAAGCCGCATGGGGCTGGTTCGCCCTGTCCGGCGTGATCGGCCTGACCCTGGGGGATGCCGCTCTGTTCCAGGCCTTCGTGCAAATTGGCCCGCGGCTGAGCATGCTGGTCTACAGCCTGGCGCCGATCCTGACGGCCCTACTGGGCTGGCTGTGGCTGGGCGACAGGCTCAGCGCCCAGCATGCGCTGGGCATTGGCGTGACACTGCTCGGCGTGCTCTGGGTGGTCTCTGAACGCCAGACTGGCAACACGCAAATTGAGCCGCGTGTATACGCCTCGGGGCTGTTCCTAGCCTTCCTGGGCGCCATCGGGCAAGCGGTTGGCTTGGTGGCAGCCCGGCAAGGCTTTGCGGGAGACCTAGCCGTGCTTTCTGGGCAAGTCTTACGCATGGGCTCAGCCGCTGTGGCGATCTGGCTGCTGACCGTGTTCAGCGGGCAAGTCCGCCACACAATCCAGACCCTGCGCAGCAATCCATTGGGCGTGCGCTTCATGATGCTGGCGGTGGTTTTTGGCCCAGTTTTAGGGGTCTGGTTCTCGCTGGCCTCCGTTAAATACGCCGCCAACATCGGTGTGGCCAGCACGTTGCAATCCCTGCCGCCGATTTTTCTGATCCCGATCGGTTACTTCTTCTTCAAGGAACGGGTCACTGGACGGGCGATCGTGGGCACGCTGCTCGCCCTTACGGGTGTCGGCATCCTATTCCTTTTATAA